The following nucleotide sequence is from Aneurinibacillus soli.
TGGAGCGTCTTGCATCGTACATTCAGGAAAAAGAGAACGTATTCGATCTGGAATGGGTCGCAGGCGTTACATATGGTGACGTGTTCAAGCAGCCGGAATACGAGCATTCCAAATATACATTTGAACTATCCGATGCTAAAATGCTGTTTGATTTGTTTAGCACATACGAAGCAGAAGCGAAACGTTGCATGGAGCAGAAACTTGTGTTCCCGGCGTATGATTATGTATTGAAATGCTCCCATACGTTTAACCTGCTTGACGCACGCGGTGCGATCAGCGTAACAGAGCGGACGGGCTACATCGGACGCGTGCGCAATCTGGCGCGTGAAGTGGCACACACATACTACCAGGTGCGGGAAGACCTCGGTTTCCCGATGCTGAAAAAGGGGGAATAATGCATGAGCGCGACAAGAACATTGCTGCTTGAAATCGGAACAGAAGAAATGCCAGCCCGCTTTGTGGCCGGGGCATGTGAACAGTTAAAAGACAAGATCGAAAAATGGTTATCGACGAATCGTATCACATATGGAGCGGTTGTCGGCTATGAAACACCGCGCCGTTTTACGGTGATGGTAACAGACGTAAGTGAAGCACAGGCGGACATTAACGAAGAATTACGTGGTCCGGCTAAAAAGATTGCGATTGACGAAAACGGAGAATGGACCAAAGCGGCGCTCGGTTTTGCACGCGGCAAGGGATTGAGCCCGGAAGATCTGTATATGCAAGAAGCAGGCGGTGTGGAATATGTATTCGCCCGCAAGCATCAAGCAGGCGGTGCAACAGCAGAGTTGCTTCCGCAGCTGCAGGATGTTATCGCTGGTCTGTCTTTCCCGAAAAACATGCGCTGGGGCGCATACGATCTCAAATTCGTTCGTCCGATTCGCTGGATGATCGCCCTGTTTGGCGAAGATATTATTCCAATGGAGCTTACAGGCATTAAAACGGGTCGCCAGACAGAGGGGCACCGCTTTCTTGGCAAGCCTGTTACGATTGAGACACCGGAGCAGTACGTATCGGCCCTTGCTGAGCAGTACGTGCTTGTCGATCCTGAAGAACGCAAAGAGCGCATTCTGCGTCAAATGAAAGAATTGGAAGTCGAAAAAGGCTGGGTGATTCCAGTGGATGAGGACTTGCTTGATGAAGTCATTCATCTGGTCGAATATCCGACTGTGTTATCCGGCAGCTTCGAAGAAGAATACCTGCATATCCCACGCCAGGTACTTGTCACATCCATGCGGGAACATCAGCGCTACTTCCCGGTGGAAAACGCGTCAGGAGAACTTCTGCCGCATTTCGTAACGGTGCGTAACGGGGATGCAAGAAGCCTTGATGTGGTGGCGAAAGGAAACGAAAAAGTACTTCGTGCCCGCCTCTCTGACGCTCGCTTCTTCTATGAAGAAGACCAGAAAATGAAAATTGACGACGCGCTTGCTCGTTTAGAAAATGTCGTGTTCCACGAAGAACTTGGCACAATCGGTGACAAGATTCGCCGCATTCAAGATGGAGCTGCTCAAATTGCGGCAAAAGCGGGTCTGTCCGCTTCGGAAACAGACAAGCTTGCCCGTGCAGCCGCGATCAGCAAGTTTGATCTCGTAAGCCAGATGGTATACGAATTCCCAGAACTGCAGGGCATCATGGGGGAACGTTATGCTCGTCTTGCCGGGGAAGATGAAACGGTAGCCCAAGCGATTTTTGAACATTATTTACCACGCTTTGCAGGCGATATTCTGCCGCAGACAAATGAAGGGGCTGTATTGAGCATGGCGGATAAGCTTGACACGAT
It contains:
- the glyS gene encoding glycine--tRNA ligase subunit beta translates to MSATRTLLLEIGTEEMPARFVAGACEQLKDKIEKWLSTNRITYGAVVGYETPRRFTVMVTDVSEAQADINEELRGPAKKIAIDENGEWTKAALGFARGKGLSPEDLYMQEAGGVEYVFARKHQAGGATAELLPQLQDVIAGLSFPKNMRWGAYDLKFVRPIRWMIALFGEDIIPMELTGIKTGRQTEGHRFLGKPVTIETPEQYVSALAEQYVLVDPEERKERILRQMKELEVEKGWVIPVDEDLLDEVIHLVEYPTVLSGSFEEEYLHIPRQVLVTSMREHQRYFPVENASGELLPHFVTVRNGDARSLDVVAKGNEKVLRARLSDARFFYEEDQKMKIDDALARLENVVFHEELGTIGDKIRRIQDGAAQIAAKAGLSASETDKLARAAAISKFDLVSQMVYEFPELQGIMGERYARLAGEDETVAQAIFEHYLPRFAGDILPQTNEGAVLSMADKLDTIVGCFAIGIVPTGSQDPYALRRQASGIVQILLDKKLVVSLSDLFAVALDILASKSLLKRDRAEIERDLHDFFALRLKNMLQEQGVRYDVIDAILTANASRVTETLARAAALMDDVEKDAFKGIVESFNRVNNLAQKAAGSNVNVDLFETDAERNMWNSFQSIEEKTAPMLAGGQFADVLATMAELKPAIDAFFDQVMVMVDNEAVKQNRLALLATIAAFVFGFADFSKIVFA